The Acipenser ruthenus chromosome 25, fAciRut3.2 maternal haplotype, whole genome shotgun sequence genome has a window encoding:
- the LOC117413152 gene encoding glutathione S-transferase 3, mitochondrial-like has protein sequence MAIQNLLPANFAYVILTFFYSWVMLAYLGVKVGQARKKYDVKYPTMYSDKNPVFNCIQRAHQNTLEVYPQWLIFQCISGLAYPTVASVLGVIWVTSRFSYAWGYYTGDPAKRMNGAYGYIGYFGAILMSLVAGLQLQNML, from the exons ATGGCTATCCAGAATCTGCTTCCTGCAAACTTCGCCTATGTCATTCTGACATTTTTCTACAGCTGGGTCATGCTGGCTTATTTGGGCGTAAAGGTGGGACAGGCGAGGAAGAAGTACGATGTTAAG TACCCTACAATGTACAGTGACAAGAATCCAGTGTTCAACTGCATTCAGCGGGCTCATCAAAACACACTGGAGGTGTACCCTCAGTGGCTGATCTTCCAGTGTATATCTGGACTTGCCTACCCT ACGGTTGCCTCTGTGTTGGGGGTTATTTGGGTCACCAGCAGATTCTCCTATGCCTGGGGGTATTACACTGGAG ACCCTGCAAAGAGGATGAACGGTGCCTATGGGTACATTGGATATTTTGGTGCCATTTTGATGTCTCTTGTAGCAGGTCTTCAATTGCAGAATATGCTGTAA
- the LOC117413915 gene encoding pre-mRNA-splicing factor syf2, whose product MNSPPLLNVISCSCLVTSCKMASGVEIAVPDSSHEESECSTASLKREDRLRKFRELHFKRNEARKLNHQEVVEEDKRLKLPSNWEAKKARLEWELQVDEKKKECAAKGEDYNRVKLLDISAEDAERWERKKKKRNPDPGFSDYAAAQLRQYQRLTKQIKPDMENYEKQREECGEEFYPTSNSLLHGTHVPSKEGVDRMVEDVEKQIEKRAKYSRRRAYNDDADIDYINERNAKFNKKAERFYGKYTAEIKQNLERGTAV is encoded by the exons ATGAACTCCCCGCCCCTTTTAAACGTAATTTCCTGCAGCTGCCTTGTTACTTCCTGCAAGATGGCGTCTGGTGTGGAA ATTGCAGTTCCAGACAGCAGCCATGAAGAATCTGAATGCAGCACAGCCTCCCTGAAAAGGGAAGACCGGTTGAGAAAATTTCGGGAACTGCATTTTAAAAGG aaTGAAGCTCGCAAACTGAACCACCAGGAAGTCGTCGAAGAAGACAAAAGACTTAAACTGCCGTCAAACTGGGAAGCAAAGAAGGCTCGGCTAGAGTGGGAACTACAAGTAGATGAGAAGAAGAAG GAATGCGCAGCAAAAGGAGAAGATTACAACAGGGTGAAGCTGCTGGATATCAGTGCTGAGGATGCTGAAAGATGGGAAAGGAAGAAAAAGAAGAGGAATCCAGACCCAGGATTTTCAG ATTATGCTGCTGCGCAGTTACGTCAGTATCAGAGACTCACTAAACAGATTAAGCCTGACATGGAGAATTATGAAAAACAGCGCGAGGAGTG TGGAGAGGAATTCTATCCTACATCGAACAGCCTGTTGCATGGAACTCACGTGCCTTCAaaagaaggagtcgataggatgGTAGAAGATGTGGAGAAACA GATTGAGAAGAGAGCCAAGTACAGCAGACGCAGAGCATACAATGATGATGCTGATATCGACTACATTAATGAGAGGAATGCCAAGTTCAACAAGAAAGCAGAAAGATTCTATGGAAAATACACTGCTGAGATCAAGCAGAACTTGGAGAGAGGCACTGCAGTTTAA
- the LOC117964114 gene encoding ammonium transporter Rh type A-like has translation MAPKYAPSLRRLPPVLAICLEIAFILIFIFFVQYDDSYIQDETQSKKRKTVTTVYADFQDVHVMVFLGFGFLMSFLRRYGFSSTGFNLLVAALGVQWATLVNGFLFEFSDGKIRINMMSLVTANLCAASALISMGAVLGKTNPVQLLLMTLLEVTSFIFNHWFLTTFIKMDCVSSIMHHHVFGAYFGLMVSWALHRPGLRQRHEKEKSSTDMGKFSMLGTIFLWMFWPSYNSVLIEGKAEKMNAVYSTYFSLAASAVTVFAFSVLISKKGKMNMVYIHNATLAGGVAVGAAATVIPSPWIALTIGLTAGLICILGCWLMKPFLELAFDIHDTCGVHYVHGVPGILGVLIRIVIELATASNLQVAWSEAAFYLLALFITLALSLVLGLVTGFLLKLNIWKPDQKYFDDQAFWEFPHLAVKL, from the exons ATGGCTCCTAAATATGCTCCGAGTCTTCGGCGACTGCCGCCTGTCCTGGCGATATGTTTGGAAATAGCGTTCatacttattttcattttttttgttcaatacGATGATTCTTATATCCAGGATGAAACCCAATCAAAAAAACGAAAAACTGTTACAACCGTCTATGCAG ACTTCCAAGATGTCCACGTGATGGTGTTCCTGGGATTCGGCTTCCTCATGAGCTTCCTGAGGAGATATGGCTTCAGCAGCACCGGGTTTAACCTGCTTGTGGCTGCCTTGGGAGTGCAGTGGGCCACGCTAGTGAACGGTTTCTTGTTTGAATTCAGCGATGGGAAAATCAGGATAAACATGATGAG TTTGGTGACTGCGAATCTCTGTGCCGCCTCAGCACTCATCTCAATGGGAGCCGTGCTGGGAAAGACCAACCCGGTTCAGCTCCTCCTCATGACTCTCCTGGAAGTTACCAGCTTCATTTTCAACCACTGGTTTCTCACCACGTTCATTAAG ATGGACTGTGTTTCCAGCATTATGCATCACCACGTCTTTGGGGCTTACTTCGGCCTAATGGTGTCCTGGGCCTTACATCGGCCTGGACTGAGACAGAGGCACGAGAAAGAAAAGTCTTCAACTGACATGGGGAAATTCTCAATGCTAG GTACAATCTTCTTATGGATGTTTTGGCCGAGTTACAACTCCGTGCTGATCGAAGGGAAAGCTGAGAAGATGAATGCTGtgtacagcacttacttttcacTGGCTGCGAGTGCAGTCACTGTATTTGCCTTTTCAGTGCTGATCagcaaaaaaggaaaaatgaacaTG GTTTATATCCACAATGCCACTCTGGCTGGGGGCGTTGCTGTTGGAGCAGCAGCCACAGTGATCCCCTCTCCATGGATTGCATTGACCATCGGCTTGACTGCAGGATTGATCTGCATCCTGGGATGCTGGTTGATGAAG ccattCCTTGAATTAGCGTTTGATATCCATGATACCTGTGGTGTCCACTACGTGCACGGTGTACCTGGGATCCTAGGAGTGCTGATTCGAATCGTCATAGAGCTGGCCACAGCGTCCAACCTCCAAGT AGCTTGGAGCGAGGCGGCTTTTTACTTGCTTGCTCTTTTCATCACCTTGGCACTGAGTCTTGTATTGGGACTAGTTACAG gatttcttttaaaattgaacatatgGAAGCCAGATCAGAAATACTTTGATGATCAAGCGTTCTGGGAG tTCCCTCATCTAGCCGTGAAACTTTAA
- the LOC117413459 gene encoding transmembrane protein 50A — protein sequence MSGFLDNVRCGECECVDWGEKRNAIASIAAGVLFFTGWWIIIDAAVKYPDMDRFNHSYHACGVIATVAFLMINAVSNGQVRGESYSDGCLGQTGARVWLFIGFMLAFGSLIASMWILFGGYVVTQKAEVYPGIAVFFQNAFIFFGGLVFKFGRTEDLWQ from the exons ATGTCCGGGTTTCTGGATAACGTCAGGTGCGGAGAATGTGAGTGCGTAGATTGGGGGGAGAAGCGGAACGCCATCGCATCGATAGCTGCTGGAGTATTG TTCTTCACAGGATGGTGGATAATCATTGATGCAGCAGTCAAATACCCCGACATGGACAGATTCAACCACTCCTACCACGCTTGTGGGGTTATAGCGACTGTTGCATTCCTCAT GATCAATGCTGTTTCTAATGGACAGGTCCGTGGGGAGAGCTACAGCGACGGGTGCCTGGGACAGACAG gggctCGGGTCTGGCTCTTCATTGGCTTCATGCTGGCCTTTGGCTCCCTGATCGCTTCCATGTGGATCCTCTTTGGAGGCTACGTTGTGACAC AGAAGGCAGAGGTGTATCCGGGTATAGCAGTCTTCTTCCAAAACGCATTCATTTTCTTTGG GGGTCTGGTGTTTAAATTCGGGCGTACAGAAGACTTGTGGCAGTAA